The following are encoded in a window of Nibricoccus aquaticus genomic DNA:
- a CDS encoding tyrosine-type recombinase/integrase, whose translation MPHQNFVVSRFKNRNGVITFRVEGRLNGVRIRKNFKSREEAIAEKGILDLQALQSSSDIQPVQTSLAAAQVREAEAAFQRLKGRAKSLAFYLDYALTNYHDPALDISLADATDAYVVLREQDHRENNLSHRQFTAYRCELRALKKAFPRITPSELTPSALIDYFKRGNASKKAYNNRRGLVGAFLKHCMLKDWVSKNIIDKVPHFRGVGHRRGSAPTLTASQCAEIMEWAEANAGGGLVPFITLCLFAGIRPDLYQGEISKLKPEHVRLDTGVIMVEPNVSKVRMKRTVTIQPNLRAWLQAYPLEKYPIWPNGFKRLRLEFRKRFNLTHDVLRHTFISMHVGKFRSLGDAALQAGNSESIIRKHYLDLKNPGEAEQFFGIFPKKQVEQTSSDAAAA comes from the coding sequence ATGCCGCATCAAAACTTCGTCGTCAGCCGGTTCAAAAATCGCAATGGCGTGATCACGTTTCGCGTGGAAGGCCGACTCAACGGCGTCCGCATCCGCAAGAACTTCAAATCCCGGGAAGAGGCTATCGCCGAGAAAGGCATTCTCGACCTTCAAGCCCTCCAGTCGTCTTCTGACATCCAACCGGTACAGACCTCGCTTGCTGCTGCGCAGGTGCGCGAGGCGGAAGCCGCTTTCCAGCGGTTAAAGGGCCGGGCCAAATCGCTGGCCTTCTATTTGGACTATGCTCTGACCAACTACCACGACCCGGCCTTGGACATCTCATTGGCCGACGCCACTGACGCCTATGTGGTCTTGCGGGAGCAGGATCACCGGGAGAACAACCTGTCCCACAGGCAATTCACGGCGTATCGCTGCGAACTTAGAGCGCTAAAAAAAGCTTTCCCGCGGATTACTCCTTCCGAACTTACGCCCAGCGCTCTCATCGATTATTTCAAACGCGGAAACGCTTCGAAAAAGGCTTACAACAACCGCCGCGGACTGGTCGGTGCATTTCTCAAGCACTGCATGCTCAAGGATTGGGTTTCGAAGAACATCATCGATAAAGTGCCACACTTCCGAGGGGTTGGTCATAGACGTGGATCAGCGCCAACCCTGACCGCGAGCCAATGCGCAGAAATAATGGAATGGGCGGAAGCTAATGCAGGCGGCGGCCTCGTCCCGTTTATCACTCTCTGCCTCTTCGCAGGCATCCGCCCTGATCTTTATCAGGGCGAGATATCCAAGCTGAAGCCGGAGCACGTCCGTCTGGACACCGGTGTGATCATGGTTGAACCGAACGTTTCCAAGGTGCGGATGAAACGAACGGTGACCATTCAGCCCAATCTGAGGGCGTGGTTGCAGGCCTATCCGCTGGAGAAATACCCGATCTGGCCAAACGGATTCAAACGCTTGCGGTTGGAATTCAGGAAACGCTTTAACCTCACGCACGACGTGCTGCGACATACGTTCATTTCGATGCATGTTGGAAAATTTCGATCGCTCGGAGATGCAGCGCTTCAGGCAGGAAACTCGGAGAGCATCATCCGAAAGCACTACCTCGATCTCAAGAACCCTGGCGAAGCGGAGCAGTTCTTTGGGATCTTCCCAAAGAAACAAGTAGAGCAAACGTCGAGCGACGCAGCTGCTGCTTAA
- a CDS encoding helix-turn-helix domain-containing protein encodes METQTSSTVLNPNQLTDIAGLRSSGVFPQGKEPSIRTLRDWTKLRRIPHHRVGHFVYFDPAEVAEHIRTKLKVPARG; translated from the coding sequence ATGGAAACACAAACGTCATCCACTGTCCTGAATCCAAATCAGCTGACCGATATCGCAGGCCTGCGCTCGAGCGGTGTTTTCCCTCAAGGAAAAGAACCCTCCATCCGCACGCTTCGCGATTGGACCAAACTGCGCCGCATTCCGCATCACCGTGTCGGGCACTTCGTCTACTTCGATCCTGCAGAAGTAGCGGAGCACATTCGCACCAAACTGAAAGTTCCCGCGCGTGGGTAA
- a CDS encoding YciI family protein gives MNTTLAASAIPAGKSPFMLIFKDASTEAYRGLSPEQRQLLFKEWYAWYDRLAAQGKLIHGHPLEEGGRVVANRNGRVVDGPFVEGKEVVGGYFFLAVDNEAEAVEIAKQCPTLSHAIGLTVEVRPVAGLCPVLSATPAGEERAKLQASVAAKS, from the coding sequence ATGAACACGACACTCGCCGCCTCCGCCATCCCTGCCGGGAAATCGCCTTTCATGCTTATTTTCAAAGATGCCTCGACGGAGGCATACCGGGGGCTTTCGCCGGAGCAGCGGCAGTTGTTGTTCAAGGAATGGTATGCGTGGTACGACCGTCTCGCCGCGCAGGGGAAACTCATTCACGGGCATCCGCTGGAGGAGGGAGGGCGGGTGGTGGCCAATCGCAACGGGCGGGTGGTGGACGGGCCGTTTGTCGAGGGCAAGGAAGTGGTCGGCGGCTACTTTTTCCTGGCGGTGGATAACGAGGCGGAGGCCGTGGAGATCGCGAAGCAGTGTCCGACGTTGAGCCATGCGATCGGGCTGACCGTGGAAGTGCGGCCGGTGGCGGGGCTTTGCCCGGTCTTGAGCGCGACGCCCGCTGGAGAAGAACGCGCGAAGCTGCAGGCGTCGGTGGCTGCGAAATCCTGA
- a CDS encoding RNA polymerase sigma factor, translating to MDTTASTPMGDPAATQRASQLVEHFFRHETGRLHGALTRLLGTHNLSLVEDVAQEAMMKAFRAWSFGGPPANPSAWITQVAMNLARDALRHRKMSFSKEGNIITHFEQTVAAAGAGGAGDATADVDADFRIRDDSLRMLFVCSHPSIAADAQVVLALKVLGGFSTSEIARAFFSSEAAIEKQLTRTKQRIAEAKLAFDLPEGAELAERLEGVLATLYLIFNEGYKASAGEKLLREELCREAIRLTLLLVEHPAGKSAQSHALLAFMLLTAARFPARVDEQGDLLRLDDQDRTKWDFSLIERGLVQLAQAAQGKTLSEYHLQAGIAACHCMAPTYEATDWARILRLYDDLQSIKPSPVVAMNRAVVVAHLHGPQAALDAIAAMPQRERLESHYLLHAIVGELNHRLGQHEAAVKSFRRALQLAKVGPEQTHLARMLERSEGLSQSG from the coding sequence ATGGACACCACTGCCAGCACGCCGATGGGAGATCCCGCAGCCACGCAGCGGGCGTCGCAGTTGGTGGAGCATTTTTTTCGTCACGAGACGGGGCGGCTGCATGGCGCTCTGACGCGGCTCCTGGGGACGCATAATCTGTCGCTGGTCGAGGATGTGGCGCAGGAGGCGATGATGAAGGCGTTTCGCGCGTGGTCGTTTGGCGGGCCGCCGGCGAATCCGTCGGCGTGGATCACGCAGGTGGCGATGAACCTCGCGCGCGATGCGCTGCGGCACCGGAAGATGTCTTTCTCGAAGGAGGGGAATATCATCACGCACTTCGAGCAGACGGTGGCGGCGGCGGGCGCGGGTGGAGCGGGCGATGCCACAGCGGACGTCGACGCGGATTTCCGGATACGCGACGACAGTCTGCGGATGCTTTTCGTGTGCAGTCATCCGTCGATCGCGGCGGACGCTCAGGTGGTGCTGGCGCTCAAGGTGCTGGGCGGTTTTTCTACGTCGGAGATTGCGCGGGCGTTTTTCAGCAGCGAGGCGGCGATCGAGAAACAACTCACGCGCACGAAGCAGCGGATCGCAGAGGCGAAGCTGGCGTTTGACCTGCCCGAGGGTGCGGAGCTGGCGGAGCGGCTGGAGGGCGTGCTGGCGACGTTGTATTTGATTTTCAATGAAGGCTACAAGGCGTCGGCGGGCGAGAAGCTGCTCCGCGAGGAGCTTTGCCGCGAAGCGATCCGGTTGACGCTGTTGTTGGTGGAGCATCCAGCGGGGAAGTCGGCGCAGAGTCATGCGTTGCTGGCGTTCATGCTGCTGACGGCGGCGAGGTTTCCGGCGCGGGTGGATGAGCAGGGAGATTTGCTGCGGCTTGATGACCAGGACCGCACGAAGTGGGATTTTTCGCTGATCGAGCGCGGGCTCGTGCAGCTCGCGCAGGCAGCGCAGGGGAAGACGTTGAGCGAGTATCATCTGCAGGCGGGCATCGCGGCTTGTCACTGCATGGCGCCGACGTACGAGGCGACTGACTGGGCGCGGATTTTGCGGCTATACGATGACTTGCAGAGCATCAAACCGTCGCCGGTGGTGGCGATGAATCGCGCGGTGGTGGTGGCGCATCTGCATGGGCCTCAGGCGGCGCTCGATGCGATCGCGGCGATGCCGCAGCGGGAGCGGCTAGAGTCGCATTATTTGCTGCACGCGATCGTGGGGGAGTTGAATCACCGGTTGGGCCAGCACGAGGCGGCGGTGAAGAGTTTCCGGCGGGCGTTGCAGCTGGCGAAAGTGGGGCCGGAGCAGACGCATCTGGCGCGGATGCTGGAGCGGTCGGAGGGGTTGTCTCAGAGCGGCTAG
- a CDS encoding amidohydrolase family protein: MRIDAHIHIVGTGTGNTGCWYRPRGLTKLGAPFLVRCVDLTTRDLHGPDFDRIYVEKILSFIRGSSIQRALILAHELAHRDDGTPIPESASFYVPNAYVLKLAQQHPEFLAAVSIHPSRKDAFDELELALAGGAAALKCLPNVQGIDWNDRRHTRFLERMAEGGLPLLAHTGSERTMPVMDHKLADPRVLTRALEIGVTCIAAHCGTGTMLLDPDYLDTFAKMTERFPNLYGDNSALAGLNFRLRPSALKRLTTGPLAERILHGSDLPVPVSGLLAWAFRMMPWRDYRAAAKIENPLERDAALKRSLGFSEQTFTRTSQVLRINSATPSSRSPA, translated from the coding sequence ATGCGCATCGACGCCCATATCCACATCGTCGGCACAGGCACCGGCAACACCGGCTGCTGGTACCGCCCGCGCGGACTCACGAAACTCGGCGCGCCCTTCCTCGTTCGCTGCGTCGATCTCACCACCCGAGACCTCCACGGCCCCGACTTCGACCGCATCTACGTCGAAAAAATCCTCAGCTTCATCCGCGGTTCCTCCATCCAGCGCGCCCTCATCCTCGCGCACGAACTCGCCCATCGCGACGACGGCACGCCCATCCCCGAGAGCGCATCGTTTTACGTCCCCAACGCCTACGTCCTGAAACTCGCGCAACAACACCCCGAGTTCCTCGCCGCCGTGTCCATCCACCCGTCGCGCAAAGACGCCTTCGACGAACTCGAACTCGCCCTCGCCGGAGGAGCCGCCGCGCTCAAATGCCTGCCCAACGTCCAAGGCATCGACTGGAACGACCGCCGCCACACGCGCTTCCTCGAACGCATGGCCGAAGGCGGACTCCCACTCCTCGCCCACACCGGCAGCGAACGCACCATGCCCGTGATGGACCATAAACTCGCCGACCCGCGTGTCCTCACGCGCGCCTTGGAAATCGGCGTCACCTGCATCGCCGCCCACTGCGGCACCGGCACGATGCTCCTCGATCCCGATTACTTGGATACGTTCGCCAAGATGACCGAACGCTTCCCCAACCTCTACGGCGACAACTCCGCCCTCGCCGGCCTCAACTTCCGCCTCCGACCCTCCGCCCTCAAACGCCTCACCACCGGCCCGCTCGCCGAACGCATCCTCCACGGCAGTGACTTGCCTGTCCCCGTCAGCGGTCTCCTCGCCTGGGCCTTCCGCATGATGCCCTGGCGCGACTACCGCGCCGCCGCCAAAATAGAAAACCCCCTCGAACGCGACGCCGCCCTCAAACGCTCCCTCGGCTTCAGCGAACAAACCTTCACCCGCACCTCGCAGGTGCTGAGGATAAATTCAGCTACGCCTTCATCGCGTTCGCCCGCGTAG
- a CDS encoding LysR family transcriptional regulator, protein MHIVHELIKTAAFDLYELHLFQLVVKHRSFTKASEIAGITQSAMTRQMQGLETSVGLDLLERTTRSVRLTSAGEFLHREASRLLGDAEQALQRLHEQFSDSKKEIRVGVSRSLCLAHLPGFFHANIRHTPLVGYRISSEPSADILTALEANELDIGVLSRPKKLPGTLRITHRFEDTFTLIASDDLAGEFAQMPKSKERRTAWAERQNWLLLDKQTNTGQRLNTFIARQGWNVNPIMQLDSFDMIINLVSLGMGVSFVPIRALALYSRKKNLKRIKLPVRFIRELVVVIRQHRKMPDHFTQFIENILF, encoded by the coding sequence ATGCATATCGTGCATGAATTGATTAAGACCGCCGCCTTCGATCTCTACGAACTGCATCTATTTCAACTGGTGGTGAAGCATCGCAGCTTTACCAAGGCATCGGAAATCGCCGGGATCACTCAAAGCGCAATGACCCGGCAGATGCAGGGACTCGAAACCAGCGTCGGCCTGGATTTGCTGGAGCGGACGACTCGAAGCGTTCGCCTGACTTCGGCCGGGGAGTTCCTGCATCGTGAGGCATCGCGTCTGCTGGGTGATGCTGAACAGGCGCTTCAGCGTCTTCACGAACAGTTCTCCGATTCTAAAAAAGAGATTCGGGTAGGAGTTTCCCGCTCTCTCTGCCTCGCCCACCTTCCCGGATTTTTCCACGCAAACATTCGGCACACCCCCCTAGTAGGCTATCGCATTTCTTCTGAACCAAGCGCCGACATCCTTACAGCACTCGAAGCCAACGAGCTCGACATCGGCGTGCTCAGTAGGCCCAAAAAACTTCCGGGCACTTTACGGATCACCCACCGATTTGAAGATACCTTCACGCTGATAGCTTCGGATGACCTTGCGGGCGAATTCGCTCAAATGCCCAAATCGAAGGAACGGCGTACGGCTTGGGCGGAGCGACAGAATTGGCTGCTGCTTGATAAACAAACCAACACGGGCCAGCGCCTGAACACTTTTATCGCCAGGCAAGGATGGAACGTGAATCCCATCATGCAGCTCGATAGTTTCGACATGATCATCAATCTCGTGTCGCTCGGCATGGGCGTGAGTTTTGTGCCCATTCGCGCGCTGGCTCTCTATAGCCGGAAAAAGAACCTCAAGCGTATCAAACTCCCCGTGCGCTTCATCCGCGAGTTGGTCGTGGTGATACGCCAACATCGGAAGATGCCCGATCACTTCACCCAGTTCATCGAGAACATCCTTTTCTAG
- a CDS encoding ferredoxin: protein MADPNDRLTNNVAGRYYVDSSCVDCDQCRSHAPAFFQRDEETGFSFVFRQPASDEEVAVVEEALDGCPTESIGSDGSP, encoded by the coding sequence ATGGCTGATCCAAATGACAGACTTACCAACAACGTCGCAGGCCGGTACTATGTGGATTCTTCCTGTGTTGATTGCGACCAGTGTCGCTCACACGCACCGGCATTCTTTCAGCGAGATGAGGAAACTGGTTTTTCCTTCGTTTTCCGGCAGCCCGCATCGGACGAAGAAGTGGCTGTGGTCGAGGAGGCTCTCGATGGATGCCCGACCGAGTCCATCGGCAGTGACGGTAGCCCGTGA
- a CDS encoding RICIN domain-containing protein codes for MKSIYSFRLDGYLMRATSRIAQIIQGSTQTLKYMGLRAYALGLALLGAVTVSTATAAPVIYTIGDSTVQTYAAGYYPRAGWGQVLQHFFDATKVTVVNKGAGGTSSRSFYNNQWPAVRDSLKAGDYVTIGFGINDSAADVERRTEPFTTFKEFLTKFVNETKAKGAIPIIVATQPRNAWNATTPPTIYPAYHDYPVASRQLAGEIGVPLIDLDKTAITLLQSVGPSYSTSFIYNHYLAGEWPNYPNGNADDVHFQEMGAIELAKLVVQGIRNLSGDANVSKLIPFLKPTYKVTFTSNNSAAGLITRTDNFPAGLTVTAYAKPNAGYAFTGWSGGVTGTKRNVTFVMGAAARTITATFMVDGSTGVIANGTYSLRNVASGKMLDNLGVSSDGATVGQWTDGTSNNQKWVVTRVSGSIYKLSCVTGGKCLDSLGNTANGASVGQWASGSSTNQQWTITVSGSNYKLTSVASGKCLDTGGGTANGSVMQLWTSGNSTNQLWQFVAP; via the coding sequence GTGAAATCGATATACTCGTTTCGACTAGATGGTTACCTCATGCGCGCGACGTCGCGCATTGCTCAGATCATTCAAGGCAGCACGCAGACGCTAAAATATATGGGACTTCGTGCGTATGCACTTGGCCTCGCTTTGCTCGGTGCAGTCACCGTGTCGACCGCCACCGCCGCGCCGGTGATCTACACGATCGGCGATTCCACGGTGCAGACTTATGCGGCGGGCTATTATCCTCGCGCGGGCTGGGGGCAGGTGCTCCAGCATTTTTTTGACGCTACCAAAGTCACCGTCGTCAACAAAGGTGCGGGCGGCACCAGCTCACGCAGTTTCTACAACAATCAATGGCCAGCGGTGCGCGATTCGTTGAAGGCGGGTGACTATGTGACGATCGGTTTCGGCATTAACGATTCTGCGGCCGACGTTGAGCGCCGCACGGAGCCGTTCACGACCTTCAAAGAGTTCCTCACGAAGTTTGTGAACGAGACAAAAGCCAAGGGAGCGATTCCGATCATCGTGGCCACGCAGCCGCGCAACGCCTGGAACGCCACAACTCCGCCGACGATTTATCCGGCGTATCATGATTACCCCGTCGCTAGCCGCCAGCTAGCGGGAGAGATCGGCGTGCCGTTGATCGATCTGGATAAAACGGCGATCACGCTGCTGCAGTCGGTCGGGCCATCGTACTCGACGAGCTTCATCTACAATCACTACCTCGCGGGCGAGTGGCCGAACTATCCGAACGGCAACGCGGACGACGTTCACTTCCAGGAAATGGGTGCCATCGAGCTCGCGAAGCTGGTCGTGCAGGGAATCCGCAACCTGAGCGGCGACGCGAATGTGAGTAAGCTGATTCCGTTTCTGAAGCCGACCTACAAGGTGACGTTCACCTCCAATAATTCCGCCGCGGGCCTGATCACGCGCACGGATAATTTCCCCGCGGGCTTGACGGTGACGGCTTATGCGAAACCGAATGCTGGATACGCGTTTACCGGCTGGAGTGGCGGTGTCACGGGGACAAAGCGGAATGTCACGTTCGTCATGGGCGCGGCGGCGAGGACGATCACGGCGACCTTTATGGTCGATGGCAGTACGGGCGTGATCGCGAATGGCACGTACAGCCTGCGCAATGTCGCGAGCGGCAAGATGCTTGATAACCTCGGTGTGAGTTCGGATGGCGCAACAGTCGGTCAGTGGACTGATGGCACGAGCAACAACCAGAAGTGGGTGGTCACGCGTGTGAGCGGCTCGATCTACAAGCTGAGTTGCGTGACGGGAGGCAAGTGCCTCGACTCACTTGGCAACACTGCGAACGGTGCGAGCGTGGGTCAGTGGGCGAGCGGCAGCAGCACGAATCAGCAGTGGACGATCACGGTATCGGGCTCGAATTATAAGCTGACCAGCGTCGCCAGCGGCAAGTGTCTCGATACTGGCGGCGGCACGGCGAATGGCTCGGTGATGCAACTTTGGACAAGTGGAAATAGCACCAACCAGCTCTGGCAGTTTGTGGCGCCGTAA
- a CDS encoding endonuclease/exonuclease/phosphatase family protein produces MQRLRIVTYNIAHGRGLQPIQGLTSRRKIRANLLKIAKLLKSLEPDVVALQEIDEDSLWAGSFDQLEFLREFTGMPYAVFGVNNRRAGFLKLNYGNAILSRHPITEAENIKFGRSNFGEKGFLFAELDVKGSRVPIVNMHLNYRSRAARIKQVEHVMAYLTEKHPKRISHWKIPPIVCGDMNNPSHTTDATASLMKYFLTHGHYTLHPRSAPTFPSPLPQRTLDFVFLPPACVEVYCLVVKSYLSDHRPVMVEFKVA; encoded by the coding sequence ATGCAGCGCCTGCGAATCGTCACTTACAACATAGCCCACGGGCGGGGCTTGCAGCCGATCCAGGGGCTGACGTCGCGGCGGAAGATCCGGGCGAATTTGCTGAAGATCGCGAAGCTGCTCAAAAGTCTGGAGCCGGATGTGGTGGCGTTGCAGGAGATCGACGAGGATTCGTTGTGGGCGGGGAGTTTCGACCAGCTGGAGTTTCTGCGGGAATTCACGGGGATGCCGTACGCGGTGTTTGGCGTGAACAACCGGCGCGCGGGGTTTTTGAAGCTGAATTATGGGAACGCGATTTTGTCGCGGCATCCGATCACGGAGGCGGAGAACATCAAATTCGGGCGGAGTAATTTTGGGGAGAAGGGGTTTTTGTTTGCCGAGCTCGATGTGAAGGGGAGTCGCGTGCCGATCGTGAATATGCACCTGAACTACCGTTCGAGAGCGGCGCGCATCAAACAGGTGGAGCATGTGATGGCGTATCTGACGGAGAAGCATCCAAAGCGGATAAGCCATTGGAAGATCCCGCCGATCGTGTGCGGGGACATGAATAATCCGTCGCACACGACGGATGCGACGGCGTCGCTGATGAAGTATTTTTTAACGCACGGGCACTATACGCTGCATCCGCGGAGCGCGCCGACGTTTCCCTCGCCGCTGCCGCAGCGGACGTTGGATTTTGTTTTTCTGCCGCCGGCGTGCGTGGAGGTTTATTGCCTGGTGGTGAAGAGTTATCTGTCGGATCACCGGCCGGTGATGGTGGAGTTTAAGGTCGCGTGA
- a CDS encoding DUF5069 domain-containing protein codes for MSTSFPVPDHQKTRGIVYFARMIDKIRLHAAGQLPADFIGHLGFADNTSLDARFCRFWSLDYDQVKARALHPGTTDEVFDDLFAGRQPLNTEHVFAWNLFLLKRGWRDSASAGVAAGKAASGFANRDDIQTWADLHDAEEGRPPQPTFD; via the coding sequence ATGAGCACCTCATTCCCAGTCCCTGATCACCAGAAAACCCGCGGCATCGTCTACTTCGCCCGCATGATCGACAAAATCCGCCTCCACGCCGCCGGCCAGCTCCCCGCCGACTTCATCGGCCACCTCGGTTTCGCGGACAACACCAGCCTCGACGCCCGCTTCTGCCGCTTCTGGTCGCTCGACTACGATCAGGTCAAAGCCCGCGCCCTCCACCCCGGCACCACCGACGAAGTCTTCGACGACCTCTTCGCCGGACGTCAGCCGCTGAATACCGAACACGTCTTCGCGTGGAACCTCTTCCTCCTCAAACGCGGCTGGCGCGACAGCGCCTCAGCCGGAGTCGCCGCCGGCAAAGCCGCCTCCGGTTTCGCAAACCGCGACGACATCCAAACCTGGGCCGACCTCCACGACGCCGAAGAAGGTCGCCCTCCACAGCCCACCTTCGACTGA